The following are encoded together in the Desulfobotulus pelophilus genome:
- the dsrB gene encoding dissimilatory-type sulfite reductase subunit beta has protein sequence MAFVSSGYNPATPMENRITDIGPRHFEEFYPPVIKANKGKWLYHEIIEPGVLVHVAESGDEIYTIRCGGARLMSGTLIREICDIADKHCDGYLRFTTRNNIEFMVDSKDKVEALKADLKDRKFAGGSFKFPIGGTGAGISNIVHTQGWIHCHTPATDASGTVKATMDEVFTDFQDMRLPAKLRIAMACCLNMCGAVHCSDIAILGYHRKPPMIDHEYLDKQCEIPLAIASCPTAAIKPAKHELPDGTKVNSLAINNERCMYCGNCYTMCPSLPISDTEGDGIVLMVGGKISNRINPPKFSKVVVAFIENEMPRWPTMTQVIRRMVEAYASDARKYERVGDWAERIGWERFFEKCEIEFTHHLIDDFRDHAYYTWRQTTQFKF, from the coding sequence ATGGCTTTTGTATCCTCTGGTTATAATCCGGCTACTCCGATGGAAAACCGGATCACAGATATAGGTCCTCGTCACTTTGAAGAGTTTTATCCTCCGGTCATCAAGGCCAATAAGGGTAAGTGGCTCTACCATGAAATCATTGAACCCGGTGTTCTGGTGCATGTTGCCGAAAGCGGAGATGAAATTTATACCATCCGCTGCGGTGGTGCCCGCCTGATGTCCGGTACCCTGATCCGTGAAATCTGCGATATTGCCGACAAACACTGTGATGGCTACCTGCGCTTCACCACTCGTAACAACATCGAGTTCATGGTGGATTCCAAAGATAAGGTTGAAGCCCTTAAGGCTGACCTGAAAGACCGCAAGTTTGCAGGCGGATCCTTTAAATTTCCCATCGGTGGTACGGGTGCAGGTATTTCCAACATCGTCCATACCCAGGGCTGGATCCACTGCCACACGCCTGCCACGGATGCTTCCGGTACCGTGAAGGCAACCATGGATGAAGTTTTCACGGATTTCCAGGACATGCGCCTTCCTGCCAAGCTGCGTATCGCCATGGCCTGCTGTCTGAATATGTGCGGTGCCGTTCACTGCTCTGATATTGCCATCCTCGGTTACCACAGAAAACCGCCGATGATTGACCATGAGTATCTGGATAAGCAGTGCGAGATTCCTCTGGCCATCGCCTCCTGCCCCACGGCGGCCATTAAGCCAGCCAAGCATGAGCTGCCCGATGGTACCAAGGTAAACTCTCTGGCCATCAACAATGAGCGCTGCATGTACTGCGGTAACTGCTATACCATGTGTCCTTCACTGCCCATTTCTGACACCGAAGGCGATGGTATCGTTCTCATGGTGGGTGGTAAGATTTCCAACCGCATCAACCCTCCCAAGTTTTCCAAGGTTGTTGTGGCCTTCATTGAAAACGAAATGCCCCGCTGGCCCACAATGACTCAGGTTATCCGCCGCATGGTGGAAGCCTATGCCAGTGATGCCAGAAAATACGAGCGCGTTGGTGACTGGGCCGAGCGTATCGGATGGGAGCGTTTCTTTGAGAAGTGCGAAATCGAGTTTACGCACCACCTGATCGATGATTTCCGCGATCATGCATACTACACCTGGCGGCAGACCACCCAGTTCAAGTTCTAA
- a CDS encoding dissimilatory sulfite reductase D family protein, protein MALPENAKEMVLDYIEKKSKTKSKFYLKDFYTIFPEEGPRTVKNFINKMVGEGILEYWSSGSSTMIGLKGAGKQAGAEGE, encoded by the coding sequence ATGGCTCTTCCTGAAAATGCAAAAGAGATGGTTCTGGATTACATTGAAAAAAAATCCAAAACCAAATCCAAGTTTTACCTGAAAGATTTTTATACTATTTTTCCCGAAGAGGGTCCCCGGACCGTAAAAAACTTCATCAATAAGATGGTTGGTGAAGGTATTCTGGAGTACTGGTCTTCCGGTTCGTCCACCATGATTGGCCTCAAAGGTGCCGGCAAGCAGGCAGGCGCTGAGGGCGAATAG